gagaATCTatgttgtatgtatgtactTCATGTTAATGCTGTGTACTTGACACTTACTCTAACTGCCTTCTGTATGCGTGACTGTGTAGGTAATGGTACGATTGACTTTCCTGAGTTCCTGACCATGATGGCCAGAAAGATGAAAGATactgacagtgaggaggagatcAGAGAAGCCTTCAGAGTCTTTGACAAGGTACGTTAGGACCAAGTTACCCTTTCTTGTAACTAATGCCATGATATTGAAGATCACTCTTATTGTCCCTGATCAGCACTTTGAATTAAAAGTCTTTTCTTTGGTGTCTCTGCTAGCTGAATGGCAATCTTTAGCATGCTAATAATGACTTCCCAGGTGAGGTGAACGGTTAACTCTTATTTCTGGCACTGAGAAAACAGTAGATATTACCAAATGTTACTGACCTTGCTGTCCTAAGACATTACAGTAGAGTCAAACTAACTTCAGTGATCTTCAACTTTTAGTTATTATTTAAAATGGTACATAAATCCAATAGTAATAGTTCTTCTGTTGCCGTCTGCAGGACGGTAATGGCTACATCAGTGCAGCAGAGCTACGGCACGTCATGACCAACTTAGGAGAAAAACTCACTGATGAGGAGGTGGACGAAATGATCCGCGAAGCTGACATTGATGGCGATGGTCAAGTTAACTACGAGGGTACaatgttctttttgtttgctttctttcttttgctgcaaatgaaaatgtgccatacttcttttttttttttttgcttgcagATGATAAAAACTGTGACACGCTAATTATAACCCTGCAACTGAAACTGTTTGTTTCTTGACTCGTTTTCAATTTAACATAACCAAACTGCCTGAACAGCAGCCAAAATGTCAGTATTTGCCTCTGTCATTTAAGCAttgttttctgctcctcttaCAGAGTTTGTCCAGATGATGACTGCCAAGTGAAGAGAACACTGACATTTCTCTCAACGTTTCTTGTCCTCCTAAGATCACTGTCTTTAAGAACCAAAAAAAGGAACACTTATCAAATGAtagacaacccccccccccaaaaaaaatcacttatcTGTAGAATTTTGCAATTTGCGCTTCAGTACATCCAGCTACTTCTAAGGTATCTGTTTAGCAAACACCAACAGAATAATCCCTAGAGAAGTTAATGGACCAAGCTTTAA
The Pempheris klunzingeri isolate RE-2024b chromosome 4, fPemKlu1.hap1, whole genome shotgun sequence genome window above contains:
- the calm3a gene encoding calmodulin 3a (phosphorylase kinase, delta) → MADQLTEEQIAEFKEAFSLFDKDGDGTITTKELGTVMRSLGQNPTEAELQDMINEVDADGNGTIDFPEFLTMMARKMKDTDSEEEIREAFRVFDKDGNGYISAAELRHVMTNLGEKLTDEEVDEMIREADIDGDGQVNYEEFVQMMTAK